A genomic segment from Candidatus Desulfarcum epimagneticum encodes:
- a CDS encoding conserved hypothetical protein (Evidence 4 : Unknown function but conserved in other organisms), whose translation MNISLKRPVKNSNEFVSVIICTHNRRHLLERALNALAAQSAPFDMFETLVVDDGSNDGAGMICEEMAKRLPNLRLLTLARNTGKSNAANIGVKSATGDFLVFTDDDCLPHRDWIKNMTRALHLFPVVAGAVSAPDSGYVSLCHNISEFHPFIPGGKSKKACFIAGANMGIRRAVWEEAGKFEKNRALCFDMEFILRIRSKGYEPRFVSDAVVSHDHDRKTFKSIFQYAVRHASETILLRHKYSSLLNTPFILKSPFLLILTSPVIAFKTTLEIYLKNFKLMKWTHAMPTVYFLKMAWALGAARGLSHVKTKK comes from the coding sequence ATGAATATATCGCTTAAACGGCCGGTGAAAAATTCGAATGAATTCGTCAGTGTGATTATATGCACCCATAACCGGCGCCATCTTTTGGAAAGAGCGCTGAACGCCCTGGCCGCTCAAAGCGCGCCTTTTGATATGTTTGAAACCCTTGTGGTTGACGACGGCTCAAACGACGGCGCCGGAATGATATGCGAAGAGATGGCAAAAAGACTTCCCAATCTGCGCCTCCTGACCCTGGCGCGCAACACGGGAAAAAGCAACGCGGCGAATATCGGCGTCAAATCGGCCACAGGCGACTTCCTGGTTTTCACGGACGACGACTGTCTTCCCCATAGGGACTGGATAAAGAACATGACCCGGGCTCTTCATCTCTTTCCTGTCGTGGCGGGAGCCGTGAGCGCTCCGGATTCGGGCTATGTCTCCCTTTGCCACAACATATCGGAATTTCATCCCTTTATCCCCGGCGGAAAATCCAAAAAGGCTTGTTTTATAGCGGGCGCGAATATGGGGATCAGGCGTGCCGTATGGGAGGAGGCCGGGAAATTTGAAAAAAACAGGGCGCTTTGCTTTGACATGGAATTTATTCTAAGAATTCGTTCAAAAGGGTATGAGCCCCGTTTCGTTTCAGACGCCGTGGTATCCCACGACCATGACAGAAAAACATTTAAATCCATATTCCAATACGCCGTGAGGCATGCTTCTGAAACGATTCTTTTGCGACACAAATATTCCTCCCTTTTAAACACCCCCTTTATTTTGAAGTCTCCCTTTCTTCTGATTTTGACCTCGCCCGTCATCGCTTTTAAAACGACTCTGGAAATATACCTTAAAAACTTCAAACTCATGAAATGGACACACGCCATGCCCACGGTCTATTTTCTTAAAATGGCATGGGCGCTGGGCGCGGCTCGGGGACTGAGCCATGTTAAAACGAAAAAATAA
- the mshA gene encoding D-inositol 3-phosphate glycosyltransferase codes for MKIALIGPAYPFRGGVAHHSAFLARALQKENRVEFISWKRQYPGFLFPGQSDLEPGPAPVKLENVHRIIDPVNPLTWMAAFRRIKSFCPDLVIFPWWTAFWAPVFLFVSILIKRSLDAKIIFICHNVFDHEAGRLKKLAAKAVLSMGDRLMVHSSEDRERIRRLTGGKKDAAWGFHPTYAPLATGKYEKGEAKKKMGLEKNRVLLFFGMVRAYKGLDVLIDAMPRVIARRKDVRLIVAGEFWEDKAKYARRIMKHNIQDYVVIKDGYIPNDRLPDYFCAADLAVLPYKSASGSGVCQLALGFGLPVIATDAGSLSEVIEDGTNGGIVPTNGPQALAEAICEALETDVLKTLTQGAAKTKDQYSWEKMADMICGL; via the coding sequence ATGAAAATAGCCCTGATCGGACCCGCCTATCCATTCAGGGGCGGTGTCGCCCATCACTCGGCTTTTCTGGCCCGGGCGCTTCAAAAAGAAAACCGTGTTGAGTTTATTTCCTGGAAGCGTCAGTATCCCGGGTTTCTCTTTCCCGGCCAAAGCGATCTGGAGCCGGGCCCCGCGCCTGTGAAACTCGAAAATGTCCATCGAATAATCGATCCCGTCAATCCCCTGACATGGATGGCGGCGTTTCGCAGGATCAAATCTTTTTGTCCGGACCTGGTTATATTCCCCTGGTGGACGGCGTTCTGGGCGCCGGTTTTTTTGTTTGTCTCCATTTTGATCAAAAGGTCCCTGGACGCGAAAATCATTTTCATCTGTCACAATGTTTTCGATCATGAGGCGGGGCGGCTCAAAAAGCTGGCCGCAAAGGCGGTTTTGTCCATGGGCGACCGGCTGATGGTTCATTCCAGTGAAGACAGGGAAAGGATTCGCCGGTTGACCGGCGGCAAAAAAGACGCCGCATGGGGCTTTCACCCCACATACGCGCCCCTGGCCACAGGAAAATATGAAAAAGGGGAGGCCAAAAAAAAGATGGGGCTTGAAAAAAACCGGGTCCTTCTTTTTTTCGGAATGGTCAGGGCGTATAAGGGGCTGGACGTTCTCATAGACGCCATGCCCCGGGTCATCGCCCGCCGAAAGGATGTCCGCCTGATCGTGGCCGGGGAGTTCTGGGAAGACAAAGCAAAATACGCCCGGCGCATCATGAAACATAACATACAGGATTATGTCGTCATAAAAGACGGCTATATCCCCAATGACAGGCTCCCCGATTATTTTTGCGCCGCCGATCTGGCGGTTTTGCCCTACAAATCGGCGTCCGGAAGCGGCGTGTGCCAGTTGGCGCTGGGTTTCGGTCTGCCCGTGATCGCCACAGACGCGGGAAGCCTTTCGGAAGTGATAGAAGACGGGACAAACGGCGGGATCGTTCCCACTAACGGCCCCCAGGCCCTGGCGGAGGCCATATGCGAGGCGCTGGAGACGGATGTTCTTAAGACGCTGACCCAGGGCGCGGCAAAGACCAAGGATCAGTATTCATGGGAAAAGATGGCGGATATGATATGCGGGTTGTGA